The Panacibacter microcysteis genome includes a window with the following:
- a CDS encoding TolC family protein, which translates to MLKRVIGLLLAAVPVSLFAQEKWDLRRLVDYAMTNNISVKQADVQARIAALQLEQSKLNRWPTASFSANVGEQFGRSIDPTTNQFTTTNFFFNQYQVQGGIQLFNFGRLKYAQDAANFNAQAALKDIERAANDVALNVASYYLNVLAANEQIKINQVQIAQTKAQYDVTKKKVDAGSLPELNLAELESQLATDSANLITSRTTFEQNVLYLKALLNIDMAAPFDVATPAVETIPLEPLAELQPDYVYQLALTTQPQQKVNELRIKSAEKTIKSNRALMYPSFSGFYSLGTTYNNQNFGIAGYNLRNDTIGKVNVGGVDYGVVVPNYSPLYTKTKFLKQLDNNFNQSVGLGITVPIFNNGNYRLAYQRSKLDLKNLELQRDQSNQTLQSNIYNAYANAMASLQKYNAGLKSVAAAQKAYDFASKRYEVGLLSTIDLLTNQNNLQRAKLQQVANQYDYVFKMKVLEFYKGQGIKL; encoded by the coding sequence ATGCTAAAAAGAGTAATTGGGTTACTGCTTGCGGCAGTTCCCGTATCATTATTTGCACAGGAGAAATGGGACCTCAGGCGGCTGGTAGACTACGCCATGACCAACAACATCTCCGTAAAACAAGCCGATGTGCAGGCAAGAATAGCTGCTTTACAGCTTGAACAATCTAAACTCAACCGCTGGCCCACAGCATCTTTCAGTGCCAATGTGGGTGAGCAGTTTGGTCGCTCCATTGACCCTACAACCAACCAGTTTACCACTACCAATTTCTTCTTTAACCAATACCAGGTACAGGGCGGAATACAGTTGTTTAATTTTGGCAGGTTAAAATACGCGCAGGACGCTGCCAACTTTAATGCGCAGGCAGCGCTGAAAGACATAGAGCGTGCCGCTAATGATGTGGCTTTAAATGTGGCATCTTACTATCTCAATGTTTTAGCCGCCAATGAGCAGATAAAAATCAACCAGGTACAGATAGCGCAAACAAAAGCACAGTACGACGTAACGAAGAAAAAAGTGGATGCAGGTTCATTGCCTGAGCTGAACCTTGCGGAGCTGGAATCTCAGCTTGCAACAGACAGCGCTAACCTGATTACATCACGAACAACATTTGAACAAAATGTACTTTACCTGAAAGCGCTTTTAAATATTGATATGGCGGCGCCATTTGATGTTGCTACGCCTGCAGTTGAAACAATTCCGCTGGAACCACTTGCAGAATTACAGCCTGACTATGTTTACCAGCTGGCACTAACCACGCAGCCACAGCAGAAAGTAAATGAACTGCGAATAAAAAGTGCAGAGAAAACGATTAAATCAAACAGGGCGCTGATGTACCCTTCCTTTAGCGGATTTTACTCTTTGGGTACTACGTACAATAACCAGAATTTTGGTATTGCCGGTTATAACTTACGCAATGATACCATAGGCAAGGTAAATGTTGGAGGCGTGGACTACGGTGTTGTAGTACCAAATTACAGCCCCTTGTATACCAAAACAAAATTTTTAAAACAACTTGATAATAACTTTAACCAGAGCGTGGGTCTTGGTATTACTGTACCCATCTTTAATAATGGTAACTACAGGCTGGCTTACCAGCGTTCTAAACTGGATCTGAAAAACCTTGAACTTCAGCGTGACCAGAGCAACCAGACACTGCAGTCAAATATTTATAATGCTTATGCAAATGCAATGGCATCATTACAAAAATACAATGCCGGTTTGAAGAGTGTGGCAGCCGCGCAAAAGGCATACGATTTTGCCAGCAAACGCTATGAAGTTGGTTTACTTTCTACGATAGACCTTTTAACAAACCAGAACAACCTGCAACGTGCCAAACTGCAGCAGGTGGCTAACCAGTACGATTATGTTTTTAAAATGAAAGTGCTGGAATTCTATAAAGGCCAGGGAATAAAATTATAA